A window of Chitinophaga sp. MM2321 contains these coding sequences:
- a CDS encoding ABC transporter substrate-binding protein — translation MSHLVSIKYLFAGIAIAVVISACSSSKKSAGRVDGPPPALSKPKPEKKPEDKKEAAKAPFNVPAFGKEVKKSTYNIALLAPLYLDSVFANSSDIPGRTMPRYVLPGLEFYEGAQLALDTLQQQGYNLKVTVYDSKARQNVSTLIHNKTLEGTDLIIGAVSNPELKELSDFAKEKEINFVSATFPNDAGINDNPFLFISNSTLKTHCEALQQYVQEAFATKNIVLFRRNTAFESRLAADFKTSYDKMESDKKSRIREVVWNDATTPEEISKYLLTDRPNVIIITALDETGAKSLLRKLSISAVTYPLQIFGMPTWDIFKLKDPEFKGLQVYYSSPYFNDKTDVYSRYVNDYFRKTYRARPSDMAFKGFDLTYYFTRLLQTNGVYFNGEVSASPKVITNFNFQPVYLKEGEQTPSYFENKNIFIIQKGDSVDIKMNR, via the coding sequence ATGAGCCACTTAGTTTCAATAAAGTATCTGTTTGCGGGGATAGCTATAGCTGTAGTGATCAGTGCCTGTTCATCATCCAAGAAGTCAGCCGGTCGTGTAGATGGTCCTCCGCCCGCTCTCAGCAAACCTAAGCCGGAAAAGAAACCGGAAGACAAGAAAGAAGCTGCTAAAGCACCCTTCAATGTGCCGGCATTCGGAAAAGAAGTAAAGAAATCTACCTACAATATTGCACTCCTGGCACCATTGTACCTCGATTCCGTATTCGCCAACTCTTCAGATATTCCCGGCCGCACCATGCCCCGGTATGTACTACCCGGACTTGAATTTTATGAAGGCGCACAACTGGCACTGGACACCCTGCAACAACAGGGCTACAACCTGAAAGTAACCGTTTACGACAGCAAAGCCAGGCAAAATGTAAGTACCCTGATCCATAATAAAACACTGGAAGGTACCGACCTCATCATCGGCGCTGTCAGCAATCCGGAACTGAAAGAACTCAGCGATTTTGCAAAAGAGAAAGAAATAAATTTTGTATCGGCTACTTTTCCAAATGATGCCGGCATCAACGACAACCCTTTCCTCTTTATCTCCAACAGTACGCTGAAAACACATTGCGAAGCCCTGCAACAATATGTACAGGAAGCATTCGCCACCAAAAATATTGTTCTCTTCCGCAGGAATACCGCCTTTGAAAGCCGCCTGGCAGCGGATTTCAAAACATCCTACGACAAGATGGAGAGCGACAAAAAATCAAGAATCAGGGAAGTGGTGTGGAACGATGCTACCACCCCGGAAGAAATTTCAAAATACCTGCTCACCGACCGTCCAAACGTGATCATCATCACTGCACTCGATGAAACCGGCGCCAAAAGCCTGCTGCGTAAACTCAGCATCTCTGCGGTTACCTATCCGTTACAGATCTTCGGTATGCCTACCTGGGATATATTCAAACTGAAAGATCCCGAGTTTAAAGGCTTACAGGTGTATTATTCATCTCCCTATTTCAATGATAAAACAGATGTATACAGCCGTTACGTAAATGATTACTTCCGCAAAACCTATAGAGCACGCCCGTCTGACATGGCTTTTAAAGGCTTTGATCTGACCTACTACTTTACCCGGTTACTGCAAACAAACGGTGTATATTTCAACGGTGAAGTGAGTGCATCTCCCAAAGTGATCACCAACTTCAACTTCCAGCCGGTATACTTGAAAGAAGGAGAACAAACACCCTCCTACTTTGAAAACAAAAACATCTTCATCATTCAAAAAGGTGATAGCGTAGATATAAAAATGAACAGATAA
- a CDS encoding Lrp/AsnC family transcriptional regulator — MIQKKENTADVQLSLDEKDMGILKLLQKDAKMTIRDIAGQLNLSTTPVYERIRKMEQAGVIKQYAAIVDPRKINKGLTVLCYITLKEHNKKCGKKFIQEIISFTEVTECLNISGEFDFMIKVQVKDMDEYREFYVNKLGELDNLSHTQSIFVISVIKATHQVVY, encoded by the coding sequence ATGATACAGAAAAAAGAAAATACGGCGGATGTGCAATTGTCGCTCGATGAAAAAGATATGGGCATTCTGAAGCTGTTGCAAAAAGATGCCAAGATGACCATCCGTGATATAGCCGGCCAATTGAATCTCAGTACGACCCCTGTATACGAGCGTATCCGCAAAATGGAACAGGCCGGGGTAATCAAACAATACGCTGCCATCGTAGATCCACGGAAAATAAATAAAGGACTCACAGTACTGTGCTATATAACGTTGAAAGAACACAATAAAAAATGTGGTAAAAAGTTTATCCAGGAAATCATCTCTTTTACAGAGGTAACAGAATGCCTGAACATCTCCGGTGAATTTGATTTTATGATTAAGGTACAGGTAAAAGACATGGATGAATACCGAGAATTTTATGTCAATAAACTGGGTGAATTGGATAACCTGAGCCATACACAAAGCATCTTTGTTATCTCTGTCATCAAAGCCACCCACCAGGTTGTGTACTAG
- a CDS encoding ligase-associated DNA damage response DEXH box helicase has translation MQQRSQGWKVVIKWLADKEQKPFKFQEDAWKAYLQGQSGLVNAPTGFGKTFSLFLGAVIAWIDAHPKDYHHKTKNGLQLLWITPLRALAKDLGRAMEAVLQELDIAWQVGIRSGDTPVATRAQQKKQMPEVLIITPESLHLLLAQKEYPTVFKHLHTVVVDEWHELIGSKRGVMTELGLSRLKGLTLQAGRPPLKIWGISATIGNLDEALEVLLGPSHNNGIIIRSKLKKNIVLKSVIPHEMENYPWAGHLGTKMLPQALPIIEASQTTLIFTNTRSQSEIWYQSLLREDPMLAGVLALHHGSIDMELRIWVEEALHNGILKAVVCTASLDLGVDFRPVDNVIQVGSPKGVARFLQRAGRSGHQPGAVSRIFFLPTHALELVEAAALKAAMEEDLVESRMPVLLAYDVLLQYLMSLAVSDGFHAPQIWEEVRHTFCYQAITADDWQWILSFLTTGGDALAVYDEFKKLEREGDFYICRSRMLAMRHRLHIGTIVSDAMLKVKFMTGGYIGVIEESFISRLQPGDSFTLAGRNLEFVLIKDMTVLVRKSNAKRTIVPSYQGGRIPLSSNLGRMLRQKFNEALSGVTTDPELIALQPLFNRQKELSHIPKDDELLIEEIQTKDGFHLFVYPFEGRLVHEVMAALLAYRISRIQPITFSIAMNDYGFELLSDQPIPVTDDNVQALFSTDNLLLELQTSVNATEMARRKFRDIAVIAGLIFQGYPGKHKANRHLQSSSSLLFNVFKDYDPQNLLLKQAFNEAFFYQMEEARLRETLERIGQSKIVITSPKKLTPFCFPIKVDSLRDTMTSEKLEDRIKKLIAVNG, from the coding sequence ATGCAACAACGCTCTCAGGGCTGGAAAGTGGTTATCAAATGGCTGGCTGACAAAGAACAAAAGCCTTTCAAATTCCAGGAAGATGCCTGGAAGGCTTATCTGCAGGGACAATCAGGACTCGTGAATGCACCCACCGGCTTCGGCAAAACGTTCTCTCTTTTCCTGGGTGCGGTGATTGCATGGATCGACGCCCACCCAAAAGACTATCACCATAAAACAAAAAACGGCTTACAATTACTGTGGATCACGCCGCTGCGTGCGCTGGCAAAAGACCTGGGAAGGGCAATGGAAGCCGTTTTACAGGAGCTGGATATCGCCTGGCAGGTAGGCATCCGTAGCGGGGATACGCCGGTAGCTACCCGAGCGCAACAAAAAAAGCAGATGCCGGAAGTACTGATCATCACCCCGGAAAGCCTGCACCTGCTGCTGGCACAGAAAGAATATCCCACTGTATTCAAACACCTGCACACCGTAGTCGTAGATGAATGGCATGAGCTGATAGGCAGCAAACGCGGCGTGATGACCGAACTGGGACTGAGCCGTCTCAAAGGATTAACGCTGCAGGCAGGCAGACCGCCATTAAAAATATGGGGGATTTCTGCTACCATCGGCAACCTCGACGAAGCCCTGGAAGTGTTGCTGGGCCCCTCTCACAATAACGGTATTATCATCCGTTCAAAACTAAAAAAGAACATCGTTCTTAAAAGCGTGATTCCGCATGAAATGGAAAACTATCCATGGGCCGGGCATCTCGGCACTAAAATGTTGCCGCAGGCATTGCCTATCATCGAGGCTAGTCAGACCACGCTCATCTTTACCAATACACGCTCCCAGTCTGAAATATGGTACCAGTCGCTCCTGCGGGAAGACCCCATGCTGGCTGGCGTACTGGCTTTACACCATGGCTCCATCGATATGGAGCTGCGGATCTGGGTGGAAGAAGCATTGCATAACGGCATTCTCAAAGCGGTGGTGTGTACGGCCAGCCTGGATCTGGGCGTGGATTTCAGGCCGGTAGATAATGTGATCCAGGTGGGCAGCCCCAAAGGAGTGGCGCGTTTTCTTCAACGGGCAGGGCGCAGCGGTCATCAGCCCGGCGCCGTCAGCAGGATCTTTTTCCTGCCTACGCATGCGCTGGAGCTGGTAGAAGCAGCCGCCCTGAAAGCAGCAATGGAAGAGGACCTTGTAGAAAGCCGCATGCCGGTTTTGCTTGCTTACGATGTGTTGTTGCAATACCTGATGTCACTCGCCGTATCTGATGGTTTTCATGCACCGCAGATCTGGGAAGAAGTACGCCATACCTTTTGCTACCAGGCTATTACAGCAGACGACTGGCAATGGATACTCTCCTTTTTAACAACCGGCGGCGATGCACTGGCCGTCTACGATGAGTTTAAAAAGCTGGAACGCGAAGGTGACTTTTATATTTGCAGAAGCCGCATGCTGGCCATGCGCCACCGTTTGCATATAGGCACCATCGTTAGTGATGCCATGCTCAAAGTAAAATTCATGACAGGTGGTTACATCGGTGTGATCGAAGAAAGCTTCATCTCCCGCCTGCAACCCGGCGACAGCTTCACACTCGCCGGCCGTAACCTGGAATTTGTGCTGATCAAAGACATGACGGTACTGGTACGGAAGTCCAACGCCAAACGTACCATTGTACCCAGTTACCAGGGAGGCCGCATTCCGCTGTCATCCAACCTGGGTAGAATGTTGCGGCAGAAATTCAATGAGGCGCTGTCCGGGGTAACAACTGATCCGGAGCTGATTGCGTTACAGCCCTTATTCAACCGGCAGAAAGAGCTCTCGCATATTCCAAAAGATGATGAACTGCTGATAGAAGAAATACAGACAAAAGACGGCTTCCATCTTTTCGTATATCCGTTCGAAGGCAGGCTGGTACACGAAGTAATGGCGGCGCTGCTGGCCTACCGGATCAGCCGTATACAGCCCATCACCTTCTCTATTGCGATGAATGATTATGGTTTTGAATTGTTGTCTGATCAGCCGATTCCCGTTACCGACGACAATGTGCAGGCATTGTTCTCTACAGATAACCTGCTGCTGGAATTACAGACCAGTGTCAACGCCACGGAAATGGCCCGCCGCAAATTCCGCGACATTGCGGTGATTGCAGGGCTGATCTTCCAGGGCTATCCCGGCAAACACAAGGCCAACAGGCACTTGCAGTCGTCATCATCACTGTTGTTCAATGTATTCAAAGATTATGATCCGCAAAACCTGTTACTGAAACAGGCGTTCAACGAAGCCTTCTTTTACCAGATGGAAGAAGCCCGGCTTCGTGAAACCCTGGAGCGGATCGGACAAAGTAAAATTGTAATCACATCTCCCAAAAAACTTACGCCTTTCTGTTTCCCTATCAAAGTAGACAGCCTGCGGGATACCATGACCAGCGAAAAGCTGGAAGACCGGATTAAAAAATTGATTGCGGTCAACGGCTAA
- a CDS encoding LD-carboxypeptidase, with amino-acid sequence MNRKHFLSSILTAGAGLPALQSLAAIGAAAAPAAKEPLVPPYLRPGDTIGITCPAGYIKRDEIQAAIRIMERWGFNIRIGKTVGARDYSFGGTDTERWQDMQAMLDDNNIKAIMCGRGGYGTARIIDKLDFSKFRNKPKWVIGFSDATVLHCHISRHFGIASLHSKMCNSFPDDFNKSEPIVQDTIMSIYQALTGKKMQYSAAPDPNNRKGTARGVLTGGNLSIIQSMSATDSEIDTNGKILFLEEVGEYLYSLDRMLGTLQRSHKLDNLAGLIIGGFNRIKPDDPGEEFGKSVYDLVLEKVKDFRYPVCFNFPVGHQKNNYALKCGMMHTLSVDDNNVSLKE; translated from the coding sequence ATGAACCGCAAGCATTTCCTGTCATCCATACTTACTGCGGGCGCAGGTTTACCCGCCCTGCAAAGTCTTGCTGCTATAGGCGCTGCTGCTGCACCGGCAGCTAAAGAACCTTTGGTACCACCCTATCTCAGACCCGGCGATACCATCGGTATTACCTGTCCCGCCGGATATATAAAGAGAGATGAAATTCAGGCGGCCATCCGTATCATGGAACGCTGGGGGTTTAATATTCGTATAGGCAAAACCGTAGGCGCCCGTGATTACAGCTTCGGCGGCACCGATACAGAAAGATGGCAGGACATGCAGGCCATGCTGGATGACAATAACATCAAAGCCATTATGTGTGGCCGTGGTGGCTATGGTACAGCAAGGATCATCGACAAACTCGATTTCTCAAAATTCAGGAATAAACCCAAATGGGTGATCGGTTTCAGCGATGCAACCGTATTGCATTGCCACATCAGCAGGCACTTTGGCATCGCCTCCCTGCATTCAAAAATGTGCAACAGTTTCCCGGATGATTTCAACAAATCAGAACCAATCGTGCAGGATACGATCATGTCTATCTACCAGGCACTCACCGGTAAAAAGATGCAGTACAGCGCCGCACCCGATCCCAACAACCGCAAAGGCACTGCCCGCGGCGTACTCACAGGCGGTAATCTTTCTATCATCCAGAGTATGTCTGCTACAGATTCAGAAATAGATACCAACGGCAAAATATTATTTCTCGAAGAAGTGGGCGAATACCTGTATAGCCTGGATCGTATGTTGGGCACCTTACAACGTTCCCATAAACTGGACAACCTCGCAGGCCTCATCATTGGCGGGTTTAACAGGATCAAGCCCGATGATCCGGGTGAAGAATTTGGCAAATCGGTGTACGATCTCGTACTGGAAAAAGTGAAAGACTTCCGGTATCCTGTATGCTTTAATTTTCCGGTAGGGCATCAGAAAAATAACTACGCCCTCAAATGCGGTATGATGCACACGTTGAGCGTAGATGATAATAACGTCTCTTTAAAAGAATAA
- a CDS encoding NCS2 family permease: MLAKFFQLSAHNTTVKKEVLAGLTTFSTMAYILAVNPSILSRTGMDFNALITATALAAAIGTLVMALYAKLPIGVAPGMGLNAFFAYTIVASMGYSWQFALTAVFLEGIIFIFLSLFRIREAIINSIPENLKHAISVGIGLLIALIGMANAGIIETGMHHVGDGRLDGVILKMGDITSMGPMIALTGLIVSAVLMYRKVNAALLIGILAATLIGIPMGITHLPAGHLISLPPSLAPIAFKLEFNRIFTLDMVVILFTLLMVNLFDTVGTLIGLCNKAGLLDANGCLPRAKQALMADAVGTTAAGLLGTSVVTAYVESASGIAAGGKTGLTSLTVAIMFLLALFFAPVFAMIPQAATAPALIIVGMLMMGAVTKIDFNDVTEAIPAFLAIVMMPYTYSIAEGIVFGMLSYVLLKVLTGQYKTISPVMYVLAGLFIVTFLVK; the protein is encoded by the coding sequence ATGCTCGCAAAATTCTTTCAGCTTTCAGCGCATAATACCACCGTTAAGAAAGAGGTATTGGCAGGTTTGACCACCTTCTCTACGATGGCTTATATCCTGGCGGTAAACCCCAGTATATTATCCCGGACAGGAATGGATTTTAATGCGCTGATCACCGCCACTGCATTGGCAGCCGCTATTGGTACGCTGGTGATGGCGCTGTATGCGAAGCTCCCGATAGGGGTAGCGCCGGGCATGGGATTGAATGCTTTCTTTGCCTATACCATTGTTGCATCTATGGGATATAGCTGGCAATTTGCACTCACGGCGGTTTTCCTGGAAGGGATCATCTTTATATTCCTATCACTTTTCCGGATCCGGGAAGCGATCATTAATAGTATTCCTGAAAACCTGAAGCATGCCATCTCTGTGGGCATAGGATTGCTGATCGCACTGATTGGGATGGCCAATGCAGGCATTATAGAAACGGGTATGCACCATGTGGGCGATGGCAGGCTGGATGGTGTGATCCTGAAAATGGGCGACATTACCAGCATGGGCCCCATGATTGCTTTAACAGGATTGATTGTAAGCGCCGTATTGATGTACCGGAAAGTAAATGCAGCTTTGCTGATAGGCATTCTGGCAGCTACATTGATCGGTATTCCTATGGGTATCACGCATCTGCCGGCAGGACATCTTATCAGTTTGCCGCCTTCCCTGGCGCCGATAGCTTTCAAGCTGGAATTCAACCGGATCTTTACGCTGGATATGGTGGTGATCTTATTCACCCTGTTGATGGTAAACCTGTTTGATACCGTTGGTACTTTGATCGGCTTATGTAACAAGGCGGGATTACTGGATGCAAACGGGTGTTTGCCACGTGCCAAGCAGGCGCTTATGGCTGATGCGGTAGGCACTACCGCTGCGGGTTTGCTGGGCACCAGCGTAGTGACTGCCTACGTGGAAAGTGCGAGTGGCATTGCCGCCGGTGGTAAAACAGGGCTCACCTCTCTGACAGTTGCCATCATGTTCTTACTGGCATTATTCTTTGCACCGGTATTTGCCATGATCCCCCAAGCGGCTACCGCACCGGCTTTGATCATAGTCGGTATGTTGATGATGGGGGCTGTTACCAAAATAGATTTCAATGATGTGACGGAAGCCATACCGGCTTTCCTCGCCATTGTAATGATGCCGTACACTTACAGCATTGCAGAAGGGATTGTATTTGGGATGTTGTCCTACGTACTCCTGAAAGTATTAACAGGACAGTACAAAACGATCAGTCCTGTGATGTATGTATTGGCAGGATTATTTATCGTTACATTCCTGGTAAAATAA
- a CDS encoding ligase-associated DNA damage response exonuclease — protein MSVLQFTDNGIYCAAGDFYIDPWKPVQRAVITHAHSDHARWGSRHYLCEKSGVPILQLRLGNDIQVQGAAYGETIYFNGVKVSLHPAGHIIGSAQVSVEQAGEVWVASGDYKLENDGLSTPFEPVRCHTFITESTFGLPIYRWEPQQQLADNIARWIAANQQAGKASVLLAYSLGKAQRLIYLLKDKVDHFLAHGAIFTVHEVLRKQGYPLPTIERITPDTPKAAFKNAVIIAPPSAADSIWMRKFLPYALGICSGWMQVRGNMRRRNADAGFALSDHADWPGLLQAVAATGAQQVYATHGFSSVFARYLNETGTAAKEVTTAYGEGEEENIINTEP, from the coding sequence ATGAGTGTGCTACAATTTACCGATAACGGCATTTATTGTGCAGCCGGCGATTTCTATATAGATCCCTGGAAACCAGTACAGCGCGCTGTTATCACGCACGCACACTCAGATCATGCCCGATGGGGAAGCCGGCACTACCTCTGTGAAAAAAGCGGAGTCCCTATACTTCAATTAAGATTAGGCAATGATATACAGGTGCAGGGCGCCGCTTACGGAGAAACGATCTATTTCAATGGCGTAAAAGTATCCCTGCATCCTGCAGGTCATATCATCGGTTCCGCCCAGGTAAGCGTGGAGCAAGCCGGCGAAGTGTGGGTAGCCAGCGGTGATTATAAACTGGAAAATGATGGTTTATCCACCCCCTTTGAACCGGTACGCTGCCATACTTTTATTACCGAATCAACGTTTGGATTGCCCATCTACCGCTGGGAACCCCAACAACAACTGGCAGACAACATCGCCCGTTGGATCGCCGCCAATCAGCAGGCCGGCAAAGCCAGTGTATTGCTGGCTTACAGCCTGGGTAAAGCACAACGGCTTATCTATCTGCTGAAAGATAAAGTAGATCACTTTCTCGCACATGGCGCCATCTTCACCGTGCATGAAGTTTTACGTAAACAGGGATATCCATTACCCACCATTGAAAGGATTACGCCTGATACGCCCAAAGCAGCTTTTAAAAATGCCGTGATCATTGCCCCGCCATCTGCTGCCGACTCCATATGGATGCGTAAATTTTTGCCTTATGCGTTGGGTATCTGCAGTGGCTGGATGCAGGTGCGTGGAAACATGCGCAGGCGCAATGCGGACGCCGGCTTCGCATTATCTGATCATGCCGACTGGCCCGGTTTATTACAGGCAGTGGCAGCTACCGGCGCACAACAGGTATATGCCACACATGGCTTCAGCAGCGTGTTTGCGCGGTATCTCAATGAAACAGGAACTGCCGCAAAAGAAGTAACAACCGCATACGGAGAAGGAGAAGAAGAAAACATTATTAACACTGAACCTTAA
- a CDS encoding ATP-dependent DNA ligase, with product MQQFAQLVRLLSNSTKTTEKLEALSQYFATAPAKDKTWVLALFSGRRPKRTVNSTQLKNWCIQATGLQEWLFEECYHTVGDLAETISLLLPPPHEPVAAPLHYWLEQLQRLEKTDEATKQQFILQSWNTLSDSERFVFNKLITGGFRIGVSQKMMVNALAKTYNIPAATLSHMISGSWDPGKVTIEELLHQSTTGADASRPYPFYLAYPLEGAPALLGAITDWQAEWKWDGIRGQIIKREGQLFVWSRGEELITDKFPEFTPLLAALPDGTVIDGEILTFANGLPLPFQTLQTRIGRKNVTRKQLLEAPVIFLGYDLLEWEGADIREQPLIVRRALLEQLVVTVQQPTLQLSPEIIFDSWEQLTALRLQSREKVSEGLMLKQRNATYQVGRKRGSWWKWKVDPYTIDAVMLYAQKGHGRRADLYTDYTFAVRDGDLLVPFTKAYSGLTDKEIAEVDNWIKRHSLEKFGPVRTVEPVLVFEIAFEGIAASNRHKSGVALRFPRINRWRKDKPVTEINTLEDLKILLQLSSNLGEKPAQ from the coding sequence GTGCAGCAATTCGCCCAACTGGTCAGGCTGTTAAGTAACAGCACTAAAACCACGGAGAAACTCGAAGCTCTCAGCCAATACTTTGCCACCGCACCGGCGAAAGATAAAACCTGGGTGCTGGCATTATTTTCAGGACGACGACCAAAGCGCACGGTCAATAGCACTCAGCTGAAGAATTGGTGTATCCAAGCCACCGGTTTACAGGAATGGTTATTTGAAGAATGCTATCATACTGTAGGAGATCTGGCAGAAACCATTTCCCTCCTATTACCTCCACCACATGAGCCGGTGGCGGCTCCGCTTCACTATTGGCTGGAACAACTGCAACGCCTGGAAAAAACAGATGAAGCCACCAAACAACAATTCATCCTGCAATCATGGAATACACTCAGCGATAGTGAACGGTTTGTATTCAACAAACTTATCACGGGCGGTTTTCGTATAGGCGTGTCACAAAAAATGATGGTGAATGCGCTGGCGAAAACATATAATATTCCTGCTGCCACCCTCTCCCATATGATCAGTGGTTCCTGGGACCCCGGAAAGGTTACCATCGAAGAACTGCTGCATCAAAGCACTACCGGCGCTGATGCTTCCCGCCCCTATCCTTTTTATCTCGCGTATCCCCTGGAAGGCGCGCCTGCATTGCTTGGCGCCATCACCGACTGGCAGGCGGAATGGAAATGGGATGGAATCCGCGGACAAATCATCAAGCGCGAAGGACAACTGTTTGTATGGTCGCGCGGGGAAGAACTGATCACAGATAAATTCCCTGAATTTACTCCGCTGCTCGCAGCACTGCCGGATGGTACCGTTATCGATGGAGAAATCCTCACATTTGCCAACGGCCTCCCACTACCTTTTCAAACACTACAGACACGCATTGGCAGAAAAAATGTTACACGCAAACAACTGCTTGAAGCCCCCGTTATATTCCTGGGTTACGACCTACTGGAATGGGAAGGCGCTGATATCAGGGAACAACCGCTGATAGTACGCAGGGCGTTGCTGGAGCAACTGGTGGTCACTGTTCAACAGCCAACATTGCAGCTGTCGCCGGAAATAATTTTCGACTCATGGGAGCAGCTGACCGCACTCCGTTTACAATCCCGCGAAAAGGTCAGTGAAGGACTGATGCTGAAGCAACGCAATGCCACCTACCAGGTAGGACGCAAACGCGGTAGCTGGTGGAAATGGAAAGTAGATCCGTATACAATTGACGCCGTTATGCTGTATGCGCAGAAAGGACATGGCCGTCGTGCTGATCTCTATACTGATTATACCTTTGCGGTGCGTGATGGCGACTTACTGGTGCCCTTTACAAAGGCCTACTCCGGGCTTACAGACAAAGAAATTGCGGAAGTGGATAATTGGATTAAACGTCATTCCCTGGAGAAATTCGGCCCTGTAAGGACCGTAGAACCCGTGCTTGTATTTGAAATCGCATTTGAAGGCATCGCTGCCTCCAACCGCCACAAATCAGGTGTAGCCTTACGTTTCCCACGGATCAACCGCTGGCGGAAAGATAAACCGGTAACAGAGATCAATACCCTGGAAGATCTGAAGATCCTGTTACAGTTAAGCAGCAACCTGGGAGAAAAGCCCGCGCAATAG